The following coding sequences lie in one Calditrichota bacterium genomic window:
- a CDS encoding T9SS type A sorting domain-containing protein, which yields KKLPFQAEQVQLTHWLGDSTHSNFFNQWLEDSKDIERIPGGGIGGSIYDAAVLVNLDAEGQAFWYSRKSHYLEIDDLEKAGPDTLLPVKSDGSVEINIGMRLHQVSLLTLRPEGATAVSENKEISFENKIKCSIFPNPFNQRTVIQLNSVAGEVEIAIYNQLGQLVFRDSKTIADSDNFQFVWNGRNISGQALPSGVYFLKVKSSRQVLVKKMLLLR from the coding sequence AAAAAATTGCCCTTTCAGGCGGAGCAGGTTCAATTGACTCACTGGCTGGGCGATTCCACGCATAGCAATTTTTTCAATCAATGGCTGGAAGACAGTAAAGACATCGAACGGATTCCGGGTGGAGGAATTGGCGGCAGCATTTACGATGCTGCTGTTTTGGTCAATCTGGACGCCGAGGGACAGGCGTTCTGGTATAGCCGTAAAAGTCACTATCTGGAAATAGACGATTTGGAAAAAGCGGGACCTGACACTCTGTTGCCGGTCAAATCTGACGGCTCGGTGGAAATAAATATCGGCATGAGGCTGCATCAGGTTTCACTGTTGACTTTGCGTCCCGAAGGTGCAACAGCGGTTTCCGAAAATAAAGAAATTTCTTTTGAGAACAAAATCAAATGTTCAATTTTTCCCAATCCGTTCAATCAGCGCACAGTGATTCAATTGAATTCCGTAGCTGGAGAAGTGGAAATTGCGATTTACAATCAATTGGGGCAGCTTGTTTTTAGAGATTCAAAAACAATTGCTGATTCTGATAATTTTCAATTTGTCTGGAATGGTCGAAATATTTCCGGTCAAGCGCTGCCGTCCGGAGTTTATTTTCTCAAGGTAAAATCTTCCCGGCAGGTGCTGGTGAAGAAAATGCTTTTGCTTCGTTGA